Genomic window (Phragmites australis chromosome 21, lpPhrAust1.1, whole genome shotgun sequence):
ATCTAAGCTAGACAATCCTTATCCAACAGCCTCGACTAGCAAAAGAACAAAGATGCCGTTAGGCTGCCCAAAAAAGATGCCCGACTCCAGCGCTAGCAGCTGCATGCATTTGCTCACTTGAGTTCTTTGCTAATGACAATCAATGCTTAGACTGTACTGTTGTCCATACTCAACACACCGATTAGCCTTCAGGTTTTGGCACGCAGCTCCCAcgctctaatttttttttcccaaaagaaGACCACTAATAAGCGTACAACAACCGATCAGCTATTCCAGTATCGAGTAtgccatttttattttttttcacttcttACTGGGAtgcagttttttaaaaaacttcttGCTAGGATATTTATTGcagatttttcttcttctttttttgccaTATGATCTATTTGTAATTACTATATTGATCTTTGTTAAGGGTAAATTAGTGGGTAGATGGGCATAAAATGTGATATAGGCCAGCGATAAACTTACCTTTTGTTTGATGAAAGTACGTGATTTCTTCTGTTAATATTGTGCGTATTAACACTTCAAGCAACTTTAGGCTCAAGATATCAACCAAACAGACATATCTCAGGCTTGTCTAAGCCAGGCAAAAAGCAAGGGCCGCTTGGTTTCTAGCCCATATATGCTAAGCCAAATTAGACCAAATTCAGGGCAGTGACAAAATTAGACATAGAAAATGGTGTTTGATTTGTGATCAAGTCAAAATTAAAATTGTATTAAAACCGTGACTATGACATGTGGGTTCcgtatattattattttttgttttaaaatatatacaacACAAATCTTGATATATAGATTAAATCACAGGAAGATAATTGTTTAAACGGATCACAAATTGTATAtatggtttagaaaatataatcgTTGGATGCTTGTTAACCCAAACTACAAATCATTTAATACGACCAATTGAAACATGACACATCAGCACATGGGGGTCCAGCCAAGCCAAAATCGCGGCGGCCGTTTTGCTGGCCGAGCTCCTGCCCAGCAACACAGTTTAATGTAGCTAGTCTgaccaaagtttttttttacggGCCAGTCAAATTTTGGCAAGAACTAAATGGCTGCCAAATTATCCGGGCAGAGCCAAAAATTAGCTTGGCATGTTGGggtctagaaccaaacacacctaaaATCTCAATCTATTATCAAGCATCACTTTTTTCTCGAGCACATCACTCAGGCTCTAACCAAACCGGCGCTAAATATACAAATTAAGATCTATTTTGGATATACtttaatgtaaaaaaaaaaatgacacgTGAGCCGCAGAGCCCCGTATGGCGTATGCCATGGTCACAACGGAGAGATTTTGGCCATTGTTTGGAGCAATTAGCATGACTAGTTGGCTAATCCTAACATCCTACTTTTACCTTTATTTTGGTTACGCCTGACACTACCAACATTTTGATTTGGCTCATTTTTGTTATAAATAGACATTGCACCTAGTATTTTAAGTTTTAAGATGATAACACTCGATCATTTCATTACTCACAAACGAGTACATGGTATTTTAGATATCTTCTATACATAGCTTtaaccattattttttattagaatatatttataaaatttataatattataaaaatatttttaagacaaattaatgcatatattttaaaattttcaaactaaatattttaaaaactattaattaatattttaaaagtttgaccagtATTGGTTAGTATCTCCTACGAGTAGGCACCGACACGaacaaaaaggggaaaaaaactgCAAATAATTGCCTCGCGATGACTCGCGGAGAGAGGCCGGAAAAGGATCGACGCAGGCCACACGTTGGCGGCGGGCTCCCCTCGTAGCCAGCGACGCAGCAGAGCACACCTGCTCAGCACAacggcagagagagagagggagagggagagggagagagagagaggcgaccGCCTTCTCCTCCCACCTCACGCCCAAAACTTCGGATCAGCAGCCGCCAGCCAGCAGTGACACTGCTCCAGTAGCGCTACCCACCTCACTAGCAGAAGGAAGCGGCCCCCAATGGCGGCGgccgccccctccctcctcgccCCGCCCGCCGCGGCGCTGCGCCGCCCTCCTGCGGCATCGGgcggcgccgcctcctcctgctgcgGCTGCTCCGCTCCGCGCGGGGGCCTCGTCCTGCACCCCTCGGCTCGCGCGCCCCGTCGCCCGGTGAGCCCCCTCTCTGCAAATCGAATCTCTCCTTCGCTCGAAATGCGCGGCGGTTAAGTGACCTGGCCGCTCGAATTAGCGGCGGAGTCGCTCTCCGCCGCGACCCGGGTCAGAGCCCAGGTCAATCTGTTGGCTGCGTGGGGACTTGGTGTGCTCACAAATCGTGTGGTCATCTTGGATCAATTGATCGGTGCGTATGTCTCGCGTTCTACTGCAAGGGTGCTGATTTGGTTATTCTTTGTGTGTTTCAAGGTGAAGTTCTGCGTGAATGTTGGCTCTGGGTGGCCCGTGGTGCTCACGGGATCGATCAAACGGCGGTTTCAGAAGGGTTTAAGTGCCACGGGGATGGGTGCCGATGCTGCGGATCAAGCTGGTGACGACGATGACGTAGTCCGCATTACCAATGAGAACCTTCGTGCCACCATCCGAAAAAGCAAACAAGTGCTGGCCGTGCACAGGAATCTACTTGAGCAGGTACGGGTTTCATGCTTTGTTTCTGGAATCAAACGCATTATCAATACATATATGTTTAGGTGATAAACACTGTTTGGTCTTCGGTTCTCTGGTCTATAGTGTTGCTACATTTAGTGAAACTAGAAAGTTGTAACAGATGAGTATATTCCATTAATCAAGTGTAGTGCTGGAATACATTACGTGGCCCATGGCTTCCCTTATGCAGATGAAGTTTAGGTACATGTAGGTACCCAAATTGTTTAAAAAGAGTGCATTTACACAAATTATGATGTCAACAGACTCCCGTTGTTCTTGTAGCAGCTGTTAGACATTGCACTTTTGAACTAATAatgcttttgattttttatttgacaCACTACATCGCACTGGATGATTATGCTGAACAAGGTTTGTGCATATTCTGGATGGGTTACCATTCTGAGGAAGGTGGTAGTATTGGGAATGGAGCCTCTTTAACCAATGAGGCAATGGCATGCTTTGCGCTACCTTCCATATAAGCAAATAAATACTGCTGATGTACAGAGTCTACTGAGGACAATGTCCTTTTGATTTATTCTTGCCGGAATCTAGCAAGTTTCATAATACAGATGGTGATGTGCAAACAATTTGATAATGTCTCCAGCTCTTTTGCCATTTGGTTTGTTTGTCATTACTTGCTCCTTTTGGAACTAGTGGTTTATTTTACGATATGTTTGCTGGAACAATTTGCAATTCATTTTTACTGGCTATGCATTTTGCTAGCTATTTACTTGCATTAAAGCATTACTACTGGAATGGTGCAGTGTATGCTTCTTTTGTATTGTTTTTATTGAACTATGATGGTTTGAATTATGATATGTGGGCAACTTGTTCAGATATCGGAAAAGAAGAAGCTCATATCAGTTATAGCGGACAGTTCCATTCATAATGAGCAAGAGTCGCTCAGCGGTCAGAGTGATAGTTCCTTTTCACACCCAAGTGCAGTTCCAGAGGGCGAAGAGATTGACTATGATGGCCGTCAGGCATACCTTGATAGGCACGCACAGCAATCTGAATTTGACACAACTTATGAAGAATCAATctatgatcagaatgaatattATGAAAGTTCAAAAGGTGAAGATACTTGTTTCAGTGGATCATCTAGTGAGGTCAACTATGAGCATTATCTGTATGGCAGTTTTCCTAGAGCTGCTCCCAGTGCATATGAACCAGAATCGGCTAATGGTATGAAGCAAGATTATGTGGCACAACTAAGTCAAGTAAGTGAAAAGAAGCAGTCAGTTAACGAGGGATCGAGTGACAATTCGTCTGCTTCGGGTGGCGTTGATGTTATGAATGTCATATTGGTTGCAGCAGAGTGTGCTCCTTGGTCCAAAACAGGCAAGAACCAAATGATATAATTACATTTCTTACGTGTTTCGTTTTCTTGAAAGGGTTGCACTTTCAAACTTAGCATGAACATTCTTTGTCCAAGCTGTATGCTAATGCTGCCATCCTGCCTGCCACTTTTTAGAAAGTCAATAACATCGCAATCGGttgaaattaaagaaataagATGGCGAAGAAAGTTAGCTGCTGAATAACTTCTCATTTTAGCAAAGGTAAAGCTGACACTTTTTGGAAGATCAATAACATTGCAATCGGtcaaaattaaagaaataagaTGGCGAAGAAACTTAGCTGCTAAATAACTTCGCAAAGGttagaatttttggaaaatAACAATATCAATGAATATCCTATTACATATTTATCAAAACGGCACAAACACCCTTCTTTCTCTAAGTTCTGCTAGGCTAGCAGGGCAGCGAAAGCCATCTACAATCTTCTATGGACCTCCAAATCAGTATGACGCGAAACCATCATTTTGCCCCTAGAATGCCATTTTTCCAAATTTTCATATGTTTGAGGTGTCATTAGGTACTCATGTGCCAAATGGATGTTATTTCTCTAAATGCGACCGGATTGGGTGCTATTAACATAATTTCCCATTTTCAAACCCAACTATGAAGTAGACCAGGAGTCATTTCTAGAGTCTCCATGCAATTATGCCGCTACGCCTGAGATCGATTTTGGCAGATCACAAAGAATATTGTAGAAGAAACTAGACTACCTTTTGCCTGTCTCAAGAATGGGCCTAATTGTTCCGTAGCACCACAAGGACCACTTGAGTAGGAAAATGCCATCATTCCCTTGCTGACATGTTGGCCAATGACCCATGAGTCAGCCTCACACgcgatggtattttccaatTCATGCATCTTTCCGATGGCACCAAGCTAATTTTCTCAAGAAAATTTCCTTCACGCTTAGTTTATTGAGCTAACTTGAAGAGGAGCACACATGCGATGACTTGCGCGTTGGATCTATGCGCAACGTAATAAAGTGTGATACCTGTATTGCCAGCACTTCAGTACAAAGGCATTGCATATTTTTCATGCAACTATCTATTGCATGACGAATTATTTATCCACGACTTGAAGCATGTACACCAACAAGTACTCAGAGCTGACcctactatgtatgaattttcCTTTTTATATATTTAGCACCCACTATCCATTTTGTATGCATTTTAATACTACATGCAGTATGAATTATGAGACTCTGTAAGCTAATTATGGTGAAAAACCAGTAAAAGTTTGTTTGCTATGAGTCTTGAAAGGAGGTTTGCTACCCCCCTGTcattaaatataagttattttgaAATTATTACAGTTCCAAATTCCAATGCGGCTTTTACCAatgtttttttataaacatatgCTGGTAAAACAACTAAAAGTATGCATCAtgaaacatatatacatatcgGATAGCATTACTTTCATGTGGCCAACCTATATAATCTTACACATAATAGAGGTCAACGTTTCAAAGTAGTGCCCACATGGATCCCATGCAACCTATATTTAGTGACTGAGTGGGTATTAGTTAATAAACCCAAAAGTAGTATGTTAAAGAAAACTTTATGAAAAGCCATCACACTCCCTAGTGTTGCCTCATTCTTTAATTATGTTCCATCCCCAGCCGTAACTAGGTCACATACTTCCCCCGCTGATTGCTTATGCATACTTACTGCTGCCATCATTCAAAATTTAGAAGTGAATCACGAGTTAAGTGGTTTACATCTTTGCCTTTTCATGATTGAAACTTGCAGCTGATGTGTCAAGGATGATTGAACTTTGCATATTCCACTGAAAAAATTGAGTGATCTATTCAGTTTTAGAATGGTAGGATTGCTGGTCAGTGGGTTGCAGAACATATGTTCTGACTTGTGAGGTCAAATAAAACTGAACAGGCTTATCCTTTAATATTTGTCTACCTAATGTGCTTGTTGTCGTTGTACTCGTCTACTTTAATGATGTCATCTCATATCTGATATTTTAATGTAAATATCTACAAAAGCCCTTTTTTTCATATAAGGCTGTGGGTTTAGTGACCCCCTAATGCCCATGTCCATATGAGTTTGCCACTGATTTTAGTGATGTATATCTAATCAACCATGATCCGCTAAATTATAGATACTGTGAGCTAGTTGTTAATACACTGATCGTCTCACTCAGGGCGCAATAACCTTGTACTAATTTCCTGCAGGTGGACTTGGAGATGTTGCTGGAGCTTTGCCCAAGGCTTTGGCCAGGATAGGTCATCGTGTCATGGTGTGCTTTCTATAACCTATATTATCTCAATGTTTTTGGATAGAGATTTAACTAAGCTCCTAATAGTTCAGAAGTGCTGCAAGTTGACATAGGAGATAAGGAGATGGCAGTAAACCCCATAAAATCACCTGTTCATTCAGTAGGTGACCATAAAATCGAAAGGTTACATAGTTCAGTTGAATGGGACTACAATAGAGCTTGCAGGTACCATGACATTTGTGGCCACTATAAAACCTGAGTGAATGGTCAAATCAAAATAACCACTTGTGGCAGTTATTTGCTCTATAGCCTTCTGATATAGAATGGGTCTCTTTAAAAGACTAAGATGTATTAAAAATTATGTTCAGCAGAACTCATATGCTATTGTCCCAAAATATTTCAGCTAGGTGCGCAACACAATTTTCTGGAAAATGGCAGTATTTACTACAGCTTCAATGACCTAAATTCTAAGCAGCACACCTGCATATTCTGGCCTTTCAGTATAGGGCCAGTTTGCAGTTGTTGTGCTCTGCTGCCTGCACTGTGCAATCTAGTTAGTTGCGGGAGTCACTACCGATTCTAGTAATTTTTTGCTGTATTGCCCCTGAAAAAAATGTACTTTCATTTAACTATTGTATCCAACAATAGGAAGAAATAAGTGCTTTCAAAAAGCCACTGCAATACCAATAGCAGTCATAGTAAATTGTCTAAAAAACTAATATGTAATGTAAATCTCGATTAGTGCCTGGCATGGAAATAACTCATGTAGTACATTGCAAAGCAAACCTGGACCCTTATTTTGAGAGAACAACAAGCACTTTGCATTTAAGGAAAATAATTCTGCAATAGCTGAAATTGAGAAATGCATGATACGAGCAATACCTAGGTAGTATGGGATGATATGTTATGTTTCTGAGTCTTTAGGTCGCCATATAAACTAATTTTTCAATGGCAACGTTTGCGGAAGTACTTGAATACTAAATATGTCATTGCTTGTTATATTATACAGGTGGTAGTTCCAAAATATGGTGATTATGCGGAACCACAAGAGATAGGAGAGCCAAGGAAGTACCAAGTTGCAGGGCAGGTATTTTCCTCTATTATGTTATATTAACTTTAACATATTGACTATAGCTTCTCTTGAAAAGATGTTTTGTTTGAACAGGATATGGAGGTAAAGTATTACCATGCATACATAGATGATGTGGATTTTGTTTTCATCGACAATCCTATATTCCACCATGTTGAGAGTGAAATTTATGGTGGAAACCGAACAGTAAGTAATGAACTATCTTGGTTTACCAACACTTCATTTGCCGGTACCAAAAGCTGGGATGAGATTATCTAGCAGTCAGTTTCTTGCCTTTTTTGGTTGTTTATTATTAACACTAAGTAGGTTAATTTTTAACTGCAGGACATCCTGAAACGAATGGTTTTGTTGTGCAAAGCGGCTGTAGAGGTAATATCTCTTGATTATTACATTTATAATTCCAAATCAATATCTAAGATGTCTAGTGATACGGTCAACACTCTGCTGCAATAGAACAGCAACTCTATAGTTGGGACCTTGGGAGTTTATAAGCTGAACATCTTCTTtcttatttagatatttatcttttcaCTAGTCCTTCAGATGTTTCCAGTTTCTTATGTCTAAATCAAGATAGGTTACCTTTTATCTTTTGACATGTTTGAGTGCCTTATTTAgagatacatattttttttttcagttgaaGTATTGCTTACATAACTGGTGTTTGTTTAACCTTGTTATTTCTCTATCACTGTCTTCTGCAATATGCTTATAGAAAACATAATTTTAGGTTCCATGGTACGTTCCATGTGGTGGCTTCTGCTATGGTGATGGAAATCTTGTGTTCATTGCAAATGATTGGCATACTGCACTCCTGCCTGTTTATTTGAAGGCATACTACCGTGACCATGGTTTTATGACATATGCTCGTTCTGTTCTTGTGATACACAATATAGCACATCAGgtaattttgtttttcattaATATTACCTTTTGTGTCctatactccctccgttcaagaatacaaggcgtattttgtattgaaaaagtcaaactttatatattttgaccaacaattagttaaattataagtATTTTGACCAACATATTCTCCGCTCCTCTGTTTTCGCGTGGGACTTATGGTTCAAGCTCCACAGTTGGGTCGGTCTCTAGCAGCTCTCACCCTCCGCTTCAGATGATGTATTCGCGGATTGTTGGCGCCGAGCGCAATGACGGGTAGGAAAGACGCAAAGGGCTCAACTCTCTAATCATCCTTGGCGCATGGTGGCTGTGGAAGCATCGTAACAATTGTGTGTTCAATGGTGCCTCACCTCGAGTGGAGATGGTCCTGCAAGAGGTCTTAGACGAGGCACCACTGTGGATCATGGCGGGAGCAAAGAGGCTGGGTGCCTTGTGGCAAGATTAGGTGGCGCGCCTGCTGATTGCATAGCTATCCTTCTCCTACCCCTCGCTCCAAGGGGCTCCCCTTGAGGCAATGTAATTGGATCGGTTTTCTTTTATCTTAATACAAATGATGCACAACTCTCTTgcgtatttgagaaaaaaagtatgtttagtgtataaaaattatacaaccaGATTCATATATCAAAACGCTTTCACACTATATTggttttatagctataaactatatattttgtgagaaaacaaTGGTTAAAGTCAACTTTGAAgactttttcaaaacaaaatacgcTTTGTATtcttgaacggagggagtatatattTGCCTGCCTTATTACCATTTTCTACTACATGGATTTTACTTCTAACAGTTAATGGAAAATTATGTTACCCATTGTAGGTATGAATGTTAGGCCCTCTGGGCATAGGTAGTAGTCACCCATGCCCGCACCTGCCAGGCAATTGATGCCCATGCGCATGCCTGTCACCTTTGCCCATGCCTCTGCTTGTGGGCATGCCCTTTTGCCTGTCAAATATTCACTTAAAAGGGCGCACATTCAGATAGAAGAAATTTTACAACTTTACATTTGTACACATGACAACTATGATGTAAAGCATCCAGTTTAGTCAGTTAAATGAGCACATATAGTAAAGatatgaagaaaaagaagaggccATAATCATCTTTAACAAGAATCCAAATTACAAACAAGAAGTTACAAAGAGAAGGCCAAAAAGATCTAGAAAATTAAGTACCAGGCAAATTATTTTGaaccaacaaacaacacaaatcaTGTATCAACGCCCCCACCTGCTGCCATTCCTTGTGACATGCCTCGACAGATTTGAGATTGGCTTCTCAGATTGGAAGGAAGAAGTCTAGAACATGGTAGGCTTCTTTGATCTGAGGCTTCGCTAATCGAGAGGCCTCAAGAGAGGAAAAGTGAGGAATGGTGCCTGAGCGATGAGTTGTGTTGCCTACTGGATTAAGGTTTGTGGTACATTGGGCTGGGTCCACATGTCAGGGTAATACATGGGTGAAGTGGGCACATGTGGGGGACATTCCCATGTCCGTTTGCCTGTCAGGTAGGACTTTGTGGCCATGAATGTGCCCGTGGGTAGAAAAACAAGAACATACCCACCTCCATTACAATGTTTATCCACGGGCAATCGGGTAAATGGGAAAAACTTGTCATCCCTAGATTCCATTCTACAGAATGGATCTTGTAAGATAAACAATCACATGATGCACCTTTGTCCTCAAGGGCATATGTCATGAGTGTTTAAAGTAGCATACTTCTAGGGCTTCATATGAGATGTTAAAGTGGTCATATTTCTACTTAGGTAAACCTAATGAGTTGATCATTAGAGGCTACCGATGCATCATAACTTGTGCAACATCATGGTAGATATTAGTATGCAAGCAATGGACACGAAGATTAACATTGTGTTGTTGGTTAATCTAGTTGTTGCTGTACTTATTGTGTTAGGTTGGTCCAGGTCATACTTAGATTCATTTAGTTTTCCttaggcttttttttttctttcagtttgAGTCGGTCTCTGTCAGTTGGGCACGACCGCGATCTGTGTGGATCATGCACATCAATGCCACCAGATTCGGAGCTCGTGGGATGGCGCGAGTACGTGGCCGAGTTCTTAGTGAGCATGTTGTtccattttactaataaatagagaagaaaacccGAAAAGCTGCAACAATTCTAGCGCAAATTCTTCTTGGGCCAACTTGATGAGGCTAGCTGCCAGGTGACGATTGAAGACGGCGTGCTCAGAATGAAGGATCAAGACAGGAAGTTGCTCGCAATGGTGATGTGTTCGTCGAACCGGCTGTATATTTTGTCGCACCAACTGGCGCGTCAAGCATGCCTGTCTGCAAGCGCCAGCAACCGCACATGGCGTTGGCATGCCAGATACGGACACCTGAACATGGAAGCACACCGTATGTTGGCAACGCGTGGCATGGTGCGTGGACTCCCGTCGTTGAGCCGCGTCAAGCAGGTGTGTGCAGACTGCCTCGTAGGAAAACAACAGTGCACCTTATTTCCTCACCAAGCCTCATATCGCGCTGACAAGCAGCTCGAGCTAGTACACGGGGACCTGTGCAACCCCGTCATGCCGGTGACTCACGGGGAGAAGCGATATTTCCTGCTCCTAGTCGATGACTTTAGCTGGTACATGTACCTGCTGCGCGCCAAGGACGAAGCTCCATCGGCGATCAAAAGATTCCAGGCTGGCGCCgattttgggggggggggggattcacCTCTGTCGAGTTCACAAGCTACTGCGTTGATTTGGGGGTCAAACGACACTACACCGCGCCATACATGCCTCAACAGAACAACATCGTAGAATGGTGGAACCAGACCATCTTGGGCATGGCTCAATGCCTCCTGAAGAGCAAGGGCATGTCTGACGGTTTTTTGGGGGAGGCCGTGAGCACGACGGTGTACATTCTCAACCGCTCGCCGTCGAAGAGCTTGGACAGACTCACACCCTATGAAGCTTGGCATGGGCGCAAGCTGAATGTCCACCACCTTCGGACATTTGGGTCCATTGCCCATGTGAAGAACACGTGACCAACATTGAAGAAACTCGAAGACCACAACTCCCTGATGATTTTCATTGGGTACGAAGAAGGATCCAAGGCGTACCGTGTGTTCGATCCGGTGGCACATCGAGTGTACGTCACCACAAATGCGGTGTTCGACGAGGCGGTCAGCTGGGATTGGAGCAAAACCAACAACGCAATCCATCACGGAGCTCCTGTTGCCGGAGATGACGAGGAAATCTTCACCGTCGAGTACACGACGATCACTTCCTCACACATCGAGCCAACGTCGTCTCCGCTTCTGCCATCGGCTACAACTCTGAATCCTTAAGGTGACAGCCTAACATCATGCCAATCACGACATCGCCACCAGCTGAGGACACCGATTCGTCGAAGGGATAGGTAGAGTGAAAGTGATgtcctagaggcaatcatagataTGATTGTTtcacatgtctatgttcatgtattaccgaataatgtgttatttcaagaataactatcgtttacattgattggtaagtatgtgacttgttcatgaaactctttgtttatattatgatgtcattcttagtcgatccctgatcgcatatcattgtgatgatacataaaactagcacatgtattgattgatgatcacgtttcatggatcatagtatagagatatcaggtcaataatgtggacatttatgttagagaacatgatgttggatagacccactttgagatactgctgggattgttatttatgatgtgccattagTTATCTCAAAttgtgtacctgcaggatccttagacctgagatcgttattgattcccagaatgtgtagtggcatatttTGAGGCTGCCAATCGCTATTtcgtaactaggtagtcataaaggtagttttctggtttgtcatgaaacatgtcgtggggtatgagcgatcaagatggaatttgcccctctttgataacgggagagatatctctgggctcCTCGAGGTAGTTGTATTGAGAGTGTATGGCCATACTAATATGATTAAGTAGTTAATCGTGATGAATCAACTACTTGATtaagtgaatggtcgagctatcacaagggtagcacgtatctcgccttgaacttgactggtatcgtgaggtgaagggatcagtgcatgtgtatattaaggtttaaccgatatgatcttttatataTACTCGGGAGttaacatgtcctgctagggataGCTATTAATTTCGGTTTTGAAAGGGTTTCCAAGTCGTAGCCGTATATACATGAATCTAACGGGTCAGACacttaataggttggaacaaaacatgcgaattggattcatatatgggttttgattggattgtgattcatgagaagttagagttctAAAGGGCTTCCATCGTAGGAGTTTATTGgggagctctatataaggagaggcgtgggtagcgTGTGCGTAGGTTGAGccacttcgaaaccctagccgcagccttccacacgatctcgcAAAAACCCTAGTcgcgcgtgcggtgctagcacatcggtgctcggCGTTTCTGCCAAGCATgtgtggatatcgtagaggcGCTGTTGCTAttgtggcgctgatcttctcggcgaggTGATTGcgacgtgttcgggactggtcgccAATCGTGacgagttggtcgaggagcatgaccacctgctcggagttggtcgaggagtacgactacctgctcggagttggtcgaggagtgtgaccacctgCGCAGGCCTGGTCACAGATCTGATCCAGAAggtgctcgaggagtttgacgtgtacgacgttggatcggtctacttcaactcttcttccgttgcACTGCGCGACCTTGCACCACACGCCCTGAA
Coding sequences:
- the LOC133903339 gene encoding soluble starch synthase 2-1, chloroplastic/amyloplastic-like, with translation MAAAAPSLLAPPAAALRRPPAASGGAASSCCGCSAPRGGLVLHPSARAPRRPVKFCVNVGSGWPVVLTGSIKRRFQKGLSATGMGADAADQAGDDDDVVRITNENLRATIRKSKQVLAVHRNLLEQISEKKKLISVIADSSIHNEQESLSGQSDSSFSHPSAVPEGEEIDYDGRQAYLDRHAQQSEFDTTYEESIYDQNEYYESSKGEDTCFSGSSSEVNYEHYLYGSFPRAAPSAYEPESANGMKQDYVAQLSQVSEKKQSVNEGSSDNSSASGGVDVMNVILVAAECAPWSKTGGLGDVAGALPKALARIGHRVMVVVPKYGDYAEPQEIGEPRKYQVAGQDMEVKYYHAYIDDVDFVFIDNPIFHHVESEIYGGNRTDILKRMVLLCKAAVEVPWYVPCGGFCYGDGNLVFIANDWHTALLPVYLKAYYRDHGFMTYARSVLVIHNIAHQGRGPTDDFSYLDLPSHYMDHFKLYDPFGGDHLNIFAAGIKAADRLLTVSHGYAWELKTPEGGWGLHSIINDSNWKFQGIVNGIDTTDWNPRLDVHLQSDGYTNYSLETVQTGKAQCKEALQKELGLPVRHDVPVIAFIGRLDHQKGVDLIAEAMPWIAGQDVQLIMLGTGRQDLEDTLRRLESQHFDRVRGWVGFSVRLAHRMTAGADILLMPSRFEPCGLNQLYAMMYGTVPVVHAVGGLRDTVEHYNPYEEVGLGWTFEKAEANRMIDALGHCLNTYRNYRSSWEGIQRRGMMQDLSWDNAAKLYQEVLVAAKYQW